The sequence below is a genomic window from Coffea arabica cultivar ET-39 chromosome 4c, Coffea Arabica ET-39 HiFi, whole genome shotgun sequence.
GCCTAATTCAAACCGTTAAAAAGGTATTTGCCTTTGCGCCTATAATTGTAGAGAATACGATCTGTACATAAGTACTATTTCACTCGTACCACAATTAACTTAGTTTCCAatatctcaaatttcttttagtaTATCTTTCAAGTAGATATCTTCCAAGTAGAGAAACACAACAATCTTCCAAGTAGATGATTTTTATCTTAAAAAGAAAAGGTAGATGACTTGTATCTTAGGATTAATTATCTATATCCTAACCCTGTATATATTGTTAATTTTAGATCAATgataaatatgtaaattttgaatttaaaatttaatttttatatatcTGTCATGAATCTAATGGTAATTATGTATATGCACAGTTAGTGTCATACAAACCTTACTCTTTATCTTATTAATACAAGTATTTCTAATTAACCAATTAAAGTTTGTCTGGTATCTACtactccgtttggattaacctatttttcaaaaacaagtttttcaaatacaataatatagtaatacacaaacaaaaataattcaaaaaatattttatccaTATAATATATCATCAGTATTTCAAAAAACATGTATAatagtttttcatatacactgttacagtataatatttcaaaaacaccctcTCTGATTGGAAACAAAAtctacaaaaatatttttaaacttGAACACACTCAGGCAAAGGCAGTTTCCTTCAAATTTACACATATTGGTTAAAGTAGAGAACTAAAgattccttttctctctctttctctctctcaaattgtgatttaaaattTAGCTAAAAATGTGGGTATCTCGTTTATCTATTCCCCCTCTAAGCTCCACTAGCTTTCTTAGCTTGGCAGCCTTCAAAATTTATTGGACTGTTCATTCATTAATACTCGCACCTACGTAGACGACGGTACCTACCAACACCTAAAAGAAATAGCTTGAAGCCATTTAAAGCACATGTAGTTAAGCAGTCAAAACCAAGAAGGGAATGTGCTGAAGCCGTTGATGACTTCATTTAGTGATAAAAACAATTACATCGTCATGTAAGTTAAGAAGATCGTGAATCTGTTTATTTGAGTAATCAAGTATTTTGATGAGATTTGAAGATGTTTAACTAAAAACAAGTTGAGAAAGTAGGCCCGAGTTTGTGTGGCACCGTGTTCATCTTGATCTAAACCACTTCTAGCCTGCACGATTCCATGTTTCGTATAAAACACAACAATTGCTGCCtcctcctttctttcttttcgtttcgttttgttttgttttgttttgttttgttttgaggAAGACTTTAAACAGCGATCTGAAAGTGAAGTGAACCAGGAATGTTACGATTGCTTGACCACATATTGTCCCTACCTCTTCAACCGCAAAATATATGTTTAATTCTTTATCTATTTCACACTTAATCCGAAGTCATACGATCGAtgctatttgaaaaaaaaaaaatcattgggCGTGTTTAGATacatattttttctcaaatattattattttattttacacattttatgattatattttttaaaaaaattcacgTATATCATATTACAAATGATTAATCTTTCCtgcactgacagtgtatacgcTGTCATCGTTagattcatgaaattcaacttttacacacacttgcaaaagttgaatttcatgaatctAAGATGACAGTGTTTACACTGTGACAACGTATATAAGATTTACCCTATTACAAAAATTATTGCAATTGTTACTTGGAAATTAGAGCCAGGTCATGTGCTTTGAACTTTGAAGACGTTGGGCATTGGCTGAAAAGCTGCAGTAGATAAAATTTTATGCGCGTCAGCAAACGAGATTTTCGTGAGCATTTCCAAGCTTGCTGGTCGGAAAATGGACtcattattatttaaaaaaaaaaaggagccgAGGAAAACGATGAAGAGCAAGCACCAAGTTAACACAACATGAAACCCGTGTCATTGAAAAAATAAACTGTACGTTTTCGCTTAAAATTGAACCAGCATCTCTTCTCCTCCCAATGGACTCAAAAAGTGCCAAAAACAAAGTAGTCTCAGAAACAGCTCCCGATGGTTGAGAAAATAATACATGTAAGACTCTAGGAGGAGCGGAATCCAGCCAGctgagaaaacaagaaacacGGCCACCATACCAGACCAGCAAAAACCCAGCCCATTTTCACGCCACGTGGCACGAGACTGAACCGTCTCCTTCGTTTCCCCaccaattttgtttttgtctgaATGTATATGGGTGATGGGGCTGCCTGCTGCCCTTCCCCCTTAAAAAAAGGAGCATCGcatctagtgtgtgttttgtgCGTGGAAAAATAAATGAGATCAGCAGAGCcccaaataataaaaaagaaaagaaaagaaaattgtattttgaaaataaaaataaaaaaaagggtaaaagagagagagagagagtgtgtgtggtGGTCACTGGGTCAGCAGCCATCAGTGTTGTggtgtgtgtgcgtgtgtaaATTGTAATCTGTAATATATCAAGCAAGCAAGAAGGAGAGGTCAGGATTTCTTACAAATCCACGAGAACCTCAACCTAAAACCCTTATCCtatcttctttctttctctacCCCTTAAGATTTTCCCTTCaccccttttcttcctttttatcaTCCAATACACCTAATAACACCTAACTCGTACTCCTCTTATCTATCTCTCAGCTCCCTAACTCgtattccttcttcttcttcttcctttttttagtTATGAAGAGCTCTTCCATCCGATTTTGCATGGGCATGCCGGCGGCCATTAATGCATAACTTTCACTAATAATCCAAGTTTCAATCCCAGTCGTATTTATAGCGAGGCTAGCCAGCTCCCTTCAACTCGTTTCTTATACATATTTCctctgaaaaagaaagaattagGATATGGCCCCAAGGTCAGGCAGGGGCAAAGGAAACAAAGCTAAGActgataagaagaagaaagaagagaaaggttAGAATCTCATATATATGTTACTTTATTATGCCCATGTACTCCTATGCTGGAATGTTTCACATTACACGAATTCTTTGTGAATTCATCAGCTGTGGATTTTTTTTGATATCTTATCATTTCAGAATTCACGATTGATAGCGTCGTTTGATTTGTCTTATCACTTGCAGTTGTACCTGGTGTTCTTGACATAACTGTCATCACCCCATATGAAACTCAAGTCATACTCAAGGTATTTGATTTTTTGCCCATGCCAGAAAGGGTTTAGTTAGTTAATGTGAATGACCGGTCTGACGAATTTGCACTActgttttctttgtttgttaaGCTTGCTCAGTTATTGATTAAAAGAGAATtttaactgtttttttttttttcatctttggGAATCCAGGGCATCTCGACGGACAAGATACTGGATGTGAAGAAGTTGCTTGCTGCCAATGTTGAAACATGCCACCTTACAAACTATTCTTTATCTCATGAGGTGATGACgaattctttttaaaaaaataaaaaaaaaaaattttccgtCCGTATAAACTAAATTCATACTAGTATTTATTACAAGTTAAGTCCAGGTAGGTGTATATATTATATGCCTAGTGTTTGGCTGATGAAAAATTTTAATCATGCTTTAGTCGTCGGATTCGATTAACAAAATGGAATAGCCTAAACTGCAGGTTAAAGGacaaaaattaaatgacaagtTGGAGGTTGTCACCCTCAAGCCATGTCTGCTGAAGATGGTCGAAGGTAGGTGATGATTATAATACCAATATGTTCAGCCCTCGTGGCTCTTCCTAGTGCCGTTAAATCTATGCTATCTATATATGATTTGCTAGTCATTTTAAGAATCCTATGCATAGTAAAAATATTCTAGccaatctatatatatatatatatatgtacggGCGCACATTCAAGTCTGCATTCGGCGCAGTACAGGTTGTTTGTTCCTGGCCAATGCCCAACTGGTCCTTGTCCATTACTTAATTGTTGGAATTTTCGAGGCTGTGTAGTGGGTTTTCTCGTAGGAGGGGAGGGGTCGAGGGTAAATGAACGATAAGTGCAAGCATTATTATATTATTGCGCTctctaaattttatattaaacaaataaagcaaagcAGGGTGCTTTTCAAAATGTTCTTTGGCTTATTATTATTAGATTAGCTGATAATACAACGAGCCATCAACTTGGATTCCTGTGGCTGCGGTCCCGCTAGGTTAAATGAACAGCAGAAGAAGgcatatactttttttttcagaaGAAGGCATCTGCTTGGTCGCACCATTTCTACAGTTTTTACTATATCTATATATGATGTTATAAAACCTATTATGTTTATGCACCATTTGTTGCTCTTTTCCTGTTTTGGCAGCTTGCAAATActtgttattatttattattagtataaaaaaaaaataatggccAGTAATAGTAGAAGATGACAATCAGAACTCGTAAACTCCGCATTGGGTCGACCATTCTTATTAATTTAAAGCGTTTGACATAAAAGATGTTTTGTAGAGTCATAATAGATGTACTGACCTAGCAGGTCATAATAGTGTCTTTGTTTTGACTCCATTACACCCGTCAGAATCGATGTACTAAAAAGATGGGTTGGCACTTGGCAGGTCATCAAGCTCACTTTTTCACCCACCACCTAAAAGAAAGTACTAGTAGTCTaagtcaagattttttttttttttggaaggaaGTATAAGTCAAGATCAAAATGCCAACAAAATCCTAAAGGGGTATGGAGTATTGAACAAAATATTCTTCATGATAGAAGAAATAAAAcgcaatttgaccaaaaaaaaaaaaacaaaacccaAAGTGATTGTGTTGTTGCCTTTTTGGACCCTGATATGAGACGGTTCTATAGTTTCTCAAAACACTCTTGATTGAGTCAAAGATCACCACTTTGAGTTTGATGGgaacattttttcatttttcatggtTTTAAAACGATTTTTGGTTCGAATGATAAACGTTTTTGTTTACTGCTGTTTTGGACAACAAACGCACGATCCACGTGGTTGATGTAAAAATGCACCAACACGTATTATTGGTGCTTCGGCATCCATCATTCAGATTTCTATTACCCAAAAACATAATATTGAGATTTTCCCATTTTGCAATTCAATTGTTCAAACTCATCAAAAATTAGTCAAAATTACTGTATGCTAATTTCAATCCCATGGCCCTACATAATACTAGTAGTACTGAACCAGTGGTAATTGCCACGTAGAAGGAatagagggggaaaaaaaaaagtactagtAATTACCTGTCTTAAACATATTGTCCAATTATTCCTTCTTATTGACAAAATTGCCACTCACTTGTCTTTCCTCAGAGGACTACGCAGAGGTGTCTCAAGTGTTAGCCCACGTGCGGAGACTACTTGACATAGTCGCGTGCACTACACGCTTCGCCAAGACCAGAGGTGGAAGAGCCGCCACCGCTGGCGGCGGAACAGAATCTCGTGCCAAGAAGAACAAAACCCAGCAAAATAGTCCATCTGGCCGACCGTCCTCACCGGCTGATGGAGAAGTCCGGCCACCGGATTCTCCATCGCCGTCGCCGGCGCCGGCGGCAGCCGTAGGTGAAGGCTATGATATGGTGGCTATACACCCGATTCCGAAGCTCTCCGATTTCTACGAGTTCTTCAATTTCTCCCACCTAACTCCTCCAATATTAAGTGggtttttttctcttccttttcctttttctactaGTGGAGCATTTAATTCCAAAGTTCAATCttttttatccatttttttaatgtaaacTGTATTCTTTCCATTTCGGCTTCATGCAGATTTGAAAAGGGTGGATCGTAAAGATGGAGAGATGGGGCGCGAAGGAGATTTTTTCGAAATGCAGGTGCATTTTTCTTCTACTCCTGTTGTTTTTGTAAAGATGTCGTTCTCCCCTCCCCCCCCAACCCTCCTCCTTCTTTTGTAGTATAGAAGTTTTAGAAATTGAGGACGTTGATGATGGAAATTGTGTGCATGTAGATCAAAATATGCAATGGCAAATTAATACAAGTGGTTGCATCAAGAAAAGGTTTCTATACTATGGGAAAGCAATTTTTACAAAGCCACTCCTTGGTTGATCTTCTGCAGCAGCTTAGCCAAGCCTTTGTTAATGTAAGCTATTTTCGTAATGCTTCACTGCTAACTACTTCAGCTGCTTAATTTGCATAGAGTTGATGATATGATCTTGCACTCTTCTTTCGTATGATTCGGTTTTGTGCATGGACAAGTTAAATGTTTGCTGTGGTCAAGCACAAATATTTATTACAGTATATTACAAAGTGTgccattttccttttatggctaaaacttggattttgtTCCGATTCCAACTAATATCTCTACTTAAGAGAAATACCATTTGAATGATGGCTAAATCTTGAGCAATAGTTCCAACTTCCAACTTCATTTCGTGGAAAAAAGGCATTTGTTTGACCGTTTTTAGACTCAGTTAATGGCTACTTTACTGAAAACTTGGATAATTTTCTCCAAATGACGTGACTTGGTTTTTTATCTTTGCATGGCATGTGAGTTCTCCAGCTACAGATGTGTTGAAATGGTACCTAATTTGCTTTACTGATGAGTAATAGCTGTGACTTTTGTGCAGGCATATGATTCATTAATGAAATCCTTTATAGAACACAATAAGGTGACCACTGTTGTACTATACAAGCTtctattttaaaatttgaatacgATAAATTGGAAGAAGTGAACTGATTACAATGCACTCTTCAGTTTGGCAATCTTCCATATGGTTTCcgggccaacacttggcttgtCCCTCCATCTGTAGCCGATCCTACATCGGAATTTGCACCCCTGCCAGCAGAGGATGAAAATTGGGGAGGCAATGGTGGGGGTCAGGGAAGGCATGGAGAGTATGTGTTGAGACCATGGGCTACAGAATTTGCAATATTGGCAAGCCTTCCTTGTAAAACTGAGGAGGAGAGGGTGGTCCGCGACCGGAAGGCCTTTTTGCTTCACAATCTTTTTGTTGAGGTTTCAACCTTCAAAGCAGTTTCAGCCATAGGCGAACTAATGGATTCCACTGCAAAAGGTAGAATCAATTCTTCTACAGGTTCAATATTGCTTGAGGATCGTGTTGGAGACTTGTCTATAACAGTAAAAAGAGATGCAACAGATGCGAGCTCAAAAGCAGAAGTTAAAAATATCTTCTCGGGAATTCCTAACCAATCCTCTCAGGAAGTGACTCAAAGAAACTTACTTAAAGGGTTGACTGCAGATGAGAGTGTAGTTATGCATGTGGGTAACTTCCACTTCTCTTGACACTGCTTTGTTATTCTTTATCACCTGATCCAGCACAATCTTTTGAATGCCAACAAACCATCTTGCCACTCTTTTATTGGAATATTTAGTCGGTACTCATCATACATGTTAACTATCATAATTAGTTGATAGTAAGATCCAGAGTTGATGGGGTTATGGTCCTTCAGGATCTATTTAATTAGAAGGAAAGAGTCAAAAGgtagatttggtggatttttttttgtataatatcttctatcaaattaaggtcctagcttgattttgaaAGAAACTTTTGGATCTGAGATGATTATGTCGAAAGTAGGTGTGCCACCACTCACAACTGAAACATTCTCCTGGCAGAAATTACAGGGAATTATCAGACAAAAATTTATTCCTCCTTTCTCTTCAGTCATTGACTTCCTTTCTGATCTTATCTGAAGAGATTAAGAATATAACTAATTCTGTTGCAGGATACTCCCTCATTGGGAGTTGTTGTTGTGAGACATTGCGGATATACTGCAACAGTTAAAGTTATTGGCCATGTCAAGAGGGGAAGGAATTTAGTGAATAACATAGAAATTGATGACCAACCGGAAGGAGGAGCCAATGCACTCAACATTAACAGGTACCCATGACATTTCTGCTTTCTCCACTTTGAATCTATGAAGTCAGATAACGCTTCAAAATGAAGTTTCAGCTCAAAACAAATTTACAGTTCCTCTTTTTAAGGATGGAAGTTCATGTGGGTAGGAATCCGCCGACCTCATAATTAAACTAGAAATTGTAGAATTGTTGTTTCATTGGGTGGATGGTGGTGCAAAGCAGAAATCTGTACGGCCAACTTTGTTTAAAAAAGAGTTCATATGATTATCAGTTGATACAATGTGCAAAATGCCAAAGAAGTTGCACTTGCACTTGGTTCTGCAACTAAACTTGCACCTTGGATTTCAGAGGAAGTCAAACTCTATGGAATTAATTTTCAAAATGTGGAGCTTTATTTTTGCGTGGGGTCTCAAGGGGAACATTGCTAAACAACTTTTAATCATCCATAATTATAAAGTTAATCTCTTTTAGTAGCCTTGTTTAGTAGATTGAACACAAAGTTCCTGCTGTAATGTGTCAAAATTTGCATAAATGCTCTGGATTTTCATGCTTACTCCGGTTCTATGGTTTTTGGCAGCTTGCGCATTTTGCTTCACAAGTCATTTACTTCTGAATCATCTGGGGAAGGCCAATCACGTAACTCCCATTACTGTAACTTTGAGAAATCAAGGTGCATTGTTCGAAAAATAGTTGAAGATAGTTTGAGTAAATTAGCAGACGAAGCTATGCATGATAGGACTATCAGGTGGGAACTTGGTTCTTGCTGGTTACAGCATCTACAAAAACAGGAAACACCAacagaaaacagttcaaaaaatAAAGAGGATGATAACAAGGTTGAGCCAGTGGTTAAAGGCTTAGGGAAGCAATTTAAAATGCTGAAGAAGAGGGAAAGGAAACCAAATAGTTCAAGTAGcatagaagaaaatgaagaaagtgGCGGAGTCAGCGGTTCCAACACCAAAAGCAGCATTGATGAGTTAAATAGCAATGACTCTGAATGTGGAAATGAGTTGAGGAATATTATTTCTGAAGAAGCTTATCAACGTCTGAAAGAAAGTGGAACCGGTCTTCATCTCAAGGTATTATTAGGCTTAATTCAACAAACAAAAGTCATGCTACTATACACAAAGTCAATTGAGTGATTCAACCGTTCCCCTCCCACACATGCGCACACACTAAGTGGGAGAAATTATGAGAAGAGGAAGGACACGAGTACATAGAGGGAAACTATTCTTGTATATAGTTTGTTTCATACTTATAAGGGTTCATCCTGtgcctttcattttctttccttttgtgtTCAATGGAATTTGATTGGCCATTGAAATATACTTCTCCTGAGTTTATAAGCTTCTGTTAACAGTCTGTCGATGAGCTCATGAAGCTGGCCCATAAGTATTATGACGAAGTTGCTTTGCCTAAGCTGGTAAGATGTATCTTGGTTCTAAATTGGACGGTTTTAAGAAGTTCTACCATTGTTGTCTGCACAGTGTTATAGCTCGATATCTTGTCTATTGTAGGTTACGGACTTTGCATCTCTTGAACTGTCCCCAGTTGATGGACGCACGCTCACTGATTTCATGCATCTAAGAGGGTTGCGGATGTGTTCTTTGGGTCGGGTGGTAAGATACTAATTCTCtgttctcctctctctctctctctctctctctctctctctctctctctctcttcatgCAAGTTACACATACTCTTCCTCATTCTGCTTGTTTGTATTGTTTACACGTAGAAAACAATCTTCATGAGTatcaaacaataaataaatcattttcATATGAATTGGATTGGTATTAATTTAGTGAAACTGCTTTCCAAATGAATTAGGTTGAACTTGCGGAGAAGCTTCCTCATATACAGTCGCTTTGTATTCATGAGATGGTTACTCGAGCTTTTAAGCATGTACTTAAGGCAGTTATTGCTTCTGTTGACAATTGGGCCAACTTACCAGTAGCAATTGCGTCATCACTTAACTTCTTGCTTGGCTCCTGCACTGCTGAGGACACTGGTTCAAACTTTAGTGATGATTATACACTCCATTTAGAATGGTTGAGGACATTTTTGGCAAAAAGATTTGGTTGGAGGCTGAAAGATGAGATTCTGAAGTTGAGGAAGTTGTCAATTCTTCGGGGACTTTGTCATAAGGTAGTACTTTCATCAAACTTTTTTAAAAACCCTACCTTATTTTAAGATGTTTATTCttatttgtatatatttaatTCAGGTCGGGTTGGAGTTGGTTCCAAGAGACTATGACATGGGAAACCCAAATCCATTTAGACCATCTGATATTATCAGTGTGGTGCCTGTCTGTAAAGTATGCTCTCTTTCTCACTCTTTGGTGCATGTAGACTCTAGACTGCAATTGATCTTCTGTTTAATTTGTACATTCTATTGGTTAATGGCTTCAGAATAACCTGCTCTTAATATGTACCCTTGCAGCATGTAGGATGCTCTTCTGCTGATGGAAGAAATTTACTAGAGTCATCCAAGATTGCACTGGATAAAGGGAAGCTTGAAGATGCTGTTAATTATGGAACAAAAGTAATATACAAATCAAGTTTATGGTAAATTTCATTGGTTGATGGCCGCTTAGGTATATAATTTGATTTTAATTTGTGTGACTTAATTTGCAGGCTCTTGCGAAGATGATAGCTGTATGCGGTCCCTATCATCGAACAACTGCAAGTGCCTACAGTCTCCTGGCTGTTGTTCTTTATCACACTGGAGATTTTAATCAGGTGAAAGAAGGTTCTTTCATTTTCAAGTTGATGATTTTTAACCATCTTAGCAttatcttttccattttttcctgcttttctcttttttttttttataattatttttgctCTGACAATGCCATGGACAgaatagtcttttttttttttttttttaagagaatGACAAATTATGCTTTTAGAGAAACAGTTGTATTTTACTTGTACTAGAATGACTCCAATCTAACATCTACCTGCAATGGAGTCAATTGAAGAAGTAGAAGCTATACCCATAAGTTTCCATCTAAAAAGCATAGGCACTTGTTAAATCTTTTGATTGCATGAGATTTGTATCTGGTATTTCATGCAGACAAGTGAAAGACACTTATATACTTCTCATTTCATTGTTATGAGTCTGACTTTGTGATTATCCAACGCGAAATATGACATCTTTCCTAAATATAGACCAGTTACAGGGGAGAAATATAAGTGTCATTACATGTTAGCTTTCTATATAAGCATGATATCAGATAAGGAAACAATTTAAATTTTTGGTATATGATTTCAGCTTGTGTTACAATTATGTAGAAGTCAAAAAGGATGCATACCTTTAGATGCTTATTGCTGGTTCCTATTCCATTTCACATATTTTCATCGCTCTACTTTTATGTATAATGAATAATTTTGGAGAAatgttttctgatttaattGTTGGAAAGGTTGTGTGCATATATGGACCCATGTCCAAATAGGAATATAAGAGTAGACCGAAGTCAGGGGTAGTTTGCCACATTTTAAGCGCGCCATGTCCAAATAGGAGTATAAGATTTGAGTTCATTAACTGGATTTGCCATAATAAGTGTCTTGAAGTTAATGAAAATTCATAATAGTACTTAAGGGTATGTTGGATGCTACACTTAGTGTTACTTTCGTGTCCATGCTTTGGTTTTCATGTCCATGGTTTGGTTGCTATCAACATAAGCCGATGAAAGTTTCTTCTGCCTGACCATTCCCATTTGTTGTGCAGGCAACTGTTTATCAACAAAAGGCATTGGATATCAATGAGAGGGAGCTAGGACTTGACCATCCCGATACAATGAAAAGTTATGGGGATCTTTCTGTGTTTTATTATCGTCTTCAGCACATTGAGTTGGCACTCAAGTGAGTATCatgcttcaaatttcaattgCATGTTTCTTGCTTTTAAAAGTATGTTTTCTCCTCTTATTGATATCATATGAAGACATAGGCAGGATGGTTGTTTcaatagaaaaattttggattttcttATTAACATATCGCACTCTTTCTTTCACCCAAAAAGCATATGTAGTGCTTTTTGAAGTCCCTTTTCTGATGTTTCCAAAGCTTCAGCTCAGTGCTTGTAGTAACCCTCATTGTCCCACCTCTACCAAACTGAgatcttttctttttgaaatgaTTCAAATATCTCTTGCCCTGCGCTGACCCTTCAtatgtttcttcactttttaatatttttcattttttctccatACGGTTCCTTTCTCAACCCTAATTGTTATTATATGGCAGATATGTCAACCGTGCtttgtttcttcttcattttaccTGTGGACTATCTCATCCGAATACAGCTGCTACGTATATAAatgtggccatgatggaagaggGAATGGGTAATGTTCATGTGGCTCTCAGATATCTGCATGAAGCCCTTAAATGCAACCAAAGATTACTGGGAGCAGATCATATACAGGTAGCTCtctctttttgcattttcgaTCAATCACATACTCGTATGTTAAAGCACTTTCTGGTTCATATTCGATAATGCCTACTTTTCCAGTACATAATGATTATGTTTCTTATTGCTTGTGAAGACTGCTGCTAGCTATCA
It includes:
- the LOC113739632 gene encoding protein REDUCED CHLOROPLAST COVERAGE 3 isoform X2, which gives rise to MAPRSGRGKGNKAKTDKKKKEEKVVPGVLDITVITPYETQVILKGISTDKILDVKKLLAANVETCHLTNYSLSHEVKGQKLNDKLEVVTLKPCLLKMVEEDYAEVSQVLAHVRRLLDIVACTTRFAKTRGGRAATAGGGTESRAKKNKTQQNSPSGRPSSPADGEVRPPDSPSPSPAPAAAVGEGYDMVAIHPIPKLSDFYEFFNFSHLTPPILNLKRVDRKDGEMGREGDFFEMQIKICNGKLIQVVASRKGFYTMGKQFLQSHSLVDLLQQLSQAFVNAYDSLMKSFIEHNKFGNLPYGFRANTWLVPPSVADPTSEFAPLPAEDENWGGNGGGQGRHGEYVLRPWATEFAILASLPCKTEEERVVRDRKAFLLHNLFVEVSTFKAVSAIGELMDSTAKGRINSSTGSILLEDRVGDLSITVKRDATDASSKAEVKNIFSGIPNQSSQEVTQRNLLKGLTADESVVMHDTPSLGVVVVRHCGYTATVKVIGHVKRGRNLVNNIEIDDQPEGGANALNINSLRILLHKSFTSESSGEGQSRNSHYCNFEKSRCIVRKIVEDSLSKLADEAMHDRTIRWELGSCWLQHLQKQETPTENSSKNKEDDNKVEPVVKGLGKQFKMLKKRERKPNSSSSIEENEESGGVSGSNTKSSIDELNSNDSECGNELRNIISEEAYQRLKESGTGLHLKSVDELMKLAHKYYDEVALPKLVTDFASLELSPVDGRTLTDFMHLRGLRMCSLGRVVELAEKLPHIQSLCIHEMVTRAFKHVLKAVIASVDNWANLPVAIASSLNFLLGSCTAEDTGSNFSDDYTLHLEWLRTFLAKRFGWRLKDEILKLRKLSILRGLCHKVGLELVPRDYDMGNPNPFRPSDIISVVPVCKHVGCSSADGRNLLESSKIALDKGKLEDAVNYGTKALAKMIAVCGPYHRTTASAYSLLAVVLYHTGDFNQATVYQQKALDINERELGLDHPDTMKSYGDLSVFYYRLQHIELALKYVNRALFLLHFTCGLSHPNTAATYINVAMMEEGMGNVHVALRYLHEALKCNQRLLGADHIQTAASYHAIAIALSLMEAYSLSVQHEQTTLQILQAKLGLEDLRTQDAAAWLEYFESKALEQQEAARNGTPKPDASIASKGHLSVSDLLDYISPDPDSRVTDAQRKRRAKVLPVGDKLQQGLHDDRNDESTSGDVIDMIVTAAGSDNVETKAIKVPIQEPEVIDSSITTSPVIEEVVQDISSDEGWQEANPKGRSGNGSGRKFNRRRPNLTKLKLNSEWHNFGDNSQRKEAIAQGRKPSSKTMSGDISLLKQSKTASLGAIEDSSKPPAKCVSPTSASKVSLNPASLTPTASKSLSYKDVAVAAPGTVPKPFLEKVEQKVEELNEAHTDNPISISQPETSENGKESIALDDALPNPEDTGSPVEGEVNGSGSKAENSTPEFEDDLNPNDQEKHAETNGSKLSAAAPPFNPGAYPLVHSLSSPTATSVYDVVASQSMLTEPAAFPSVAARVPCGPRSPLYYRTSHSYRMKHGILNYQIPIMERNESVSPKTMNPHAPEFVPRKAWGQSAATEGSKGSTSSDSSGDSNASDPEVSSEEKLDKKVSNGLQEARSKKSSSDAEKAELARQILLSFIVKSVQHSSDSQSESHVSEKKREGSANSAEAIANDSAIIKILYGNEGKKEMVSEGNKNEKPKIVDVNKNRRGDGEGFIVVTKRRRNRQHFTNGVNGLYNPQSICASVR